TTGATCACCTTCTATACAGTTCTTGAAAACAGGCTCCAATTCAAACCCTTCTTCATTAAAGTTCCACCCACTGATCCTTCTCTGCTTCCCATTTTCCAGCGAAAAATCACCTACATTTTCTTCGTCGTCGTCGTCATCACTTTTACTCAGTGAAAAAGCCCTCTGCATCTTTCCCACTTTGTACCTTTTTTCAACACTTGCCAATCCCTGCAACACGTTCTTCGCCAAGAAATCATTCCCCTTACAATTCTTGAAAAAAGAATGCTTCAGTAACTTCTCCGCAGATGGCCTCTTTGAAGGATCCTGGTCAAGGCATAAACCAACCATGTCTTTgaaatatttcgaaaatttctTTGCCTTTCCATCTTTACCCTGCTCATAATGATCAGAAAACCGAAACCTCTTCGTAATTTTCATGATCAACGATTTAAAAGGTGGTAGATGAGACAATGGAGGCCTCCCATGTGCCAACTCCATTGCGGTGATACCAAAAGACCATATATCAGCCTTAAAACTGTACCCTGTGTGTGAATGTATAACCTCAGGTGCCATCCAGTACGGCGTCCCGGCCACATCAGTTAGCATCATAGACGAAGAATTCCACTCGTAAACCGAGGCCGAAACCCCGAAATCCGCTAACTTGACCGATCCATTCGAATCGACAAGGATGTTTCCTGCCTTAATATCTCTATGCAAATGGCCTTGCCCGTGTAGATATGATAAGGCACTCAAAGTTTCTTTAAGAACCGTCGCGATGCAGGGCTCGGGCAATCCGTCAGGGAATGAAGAAGAAATAATCGACTGTAGAGAACCACAGGAAATGAAAGGCATCACCACCCAAAGTTGGCTTTCTACAGTGAAGGAACAGTGAGCTCTGAGGATATTTGGGTGGCACAGAAGCGTCATAATCTTGGATTCGCGTCTTACGCTATCTAAATCTGCTCTCGATTTTTCCAAATCGATGGCTTTGATGGCGACAACTGAAGAGTTTAATGGAATGCATATTGCTTTGTACACAATTGCGCTAACTCCTCTCCCGATTTCATCAAGAATTTCGTAGCACTTTGAGTCAAGAGGATACTGATTATTTCCGCCTGAATCATCTTCAGCTCCTTTCTCTTTGTGTTCCATCTTCGTGTTCTTGATTATCTTTTCTGGATTTTGGTGTTTTTCTTGATAATATTCGCACGTACTTGATTTCTTGAGTGAAAAGGGATCAATGAGACGTTGAATATGCGTCTATTTGACAGGTTTATATTAAGAGGAAGAAGGAAGAAATGGATAGAAAAGGGTGAAGGATTACGCGGATTTCTTGTGAAATTCTTTTCTGTAGAAAATAAGCTTGGTTCATGTGAGCTTCTCAACtgtttgatttgaaaataaCGTATAGAGAGCAGCTTCTCAACTGTTTAATTAAGCAGCAGGATGAAATATAGAGAAGTTCAGTCTATATTTCttattatttcataaataaataaattatatttcaaaacgATGATTGTTACCAATTTTTACGTATAATATGATAAATTAGGCAATAGTGACTTTAAATTACTACCAACTTTagtttattaaaatattatattattttcctaaaataatgataaatagTGACTAGTGctatcataaataaaatattatatggtttttaaaatgttttccaaactttttttttttacacaaGTTGTTATtggctaaaaaaaatttaattatatttttattctatgTAAAACTATACGATCGTTAGtatttattactattattaatatgaattaatatattatttaaattaaataaaaataacatcaataaaaaattagaagtgCCCAAATTTATACTTCAAGCATCTAAAGTTGTGAATTATTAATTAACAATCAGATAAAATACACCGATAACAATTTgagaattcttgaaattttcACCAGCATATAAAAGAGAAATTTACTTAGGAGCTGA
The Primulina tabacum isolate GXHZ01 chromosome 9, ASM2559414v2, whole genome shotgun sequence DNA segment above includes these coding regions:
- the LOC142556316 gene encoding serine/threonine-protein kinase BLUS1; the encoded protein is MEHKEKGAEDDSGGNNQYPLDSKCYEILDEIGRGVSAIVYKAICIPLNSSVVAIKAIDLEKSRADLDSVRRESKIMTLLCHPNILRAHCSFTVESQLWVVMPFISCGSLQSIISSSFPDGLPEPCIATVLKETLSALSYLHGQGHLHRDIKAGNILVDSNGSVKLADFGVSASVYEWNSSSMMLTDVAGTPYWMAPEVIHSHTGYSFKADIWSFGITAMELAHGRPPLSHLPPFKSLIMKITKRFRFSDHYEQGKDGKAKKFSKYFKDMVGLCLDQDPSKRPSAEKLLKHSFFKNCKGNDFLAKNVLQGLASVEKRYKVGKMQRAFSLSKSDDDDDEENVGDFSLENGKQRRISGWNFNEEGFELEPVFKNCIEGDQRDVKQVSFEVETMLQENRSNFDGGRNDGGVDKGVVMDSLLLLKKNLDCQMQEVVQMMALMCGEESVEMMGVSREEQMMQEIEELRMEVENEKKKRFAFEMELEFLKLQLLRK